Within candidate division WOR-3 bacterium, the genomic segment TACCTGTTCTTATTATCTCCTGTTCATCTTCAAAGGCAGGTCTTGCGTGCGCTTCATCAAAAATATCAAAATCGGTTTTCCCAATCATCTCTTCAGGACTTTTGAACCCAAGATAAGTGGCACAAGCCTTACCTACTCTCACAAATCTGCTTTCTTTGTCTTTAAAATAAATATTATCAGGCAAATGCTCTAAAAGCGAATTTAATAAACTCCTGTCTAATTTCAGTTCTTCGTTTTCTTTCCTTAACTTCTCTATTTCTTTGAGTAACTCCTCCTTAGATCTTTCTCCCTTCTTTCCCATTTTACTTACCTCCTTTTATGGTATTTTTGCAATTAATAAAGTTGCATCATCTGTCTTCTTTCTATACTTCTCAAAAGCTTCTTTTGCAACTTCCATAACAGGTCTATATATAACTCTTTTATCTTCAAAATTAAAAGAAGAAACTCCGTCAGAATGTAAAACAATAAGACAAGGGGTAGTAAGTTTCATTTTTTCTGTTTTAAAACTTCTCATATTACTTCCTAAAAGCCCATCAAAAGAAACCAACCTTCTATACATTTCGGGGGTATAAATCTGCGCTTTAATATTTCCTATCCCAAGGAATTCTACATCACCATTCTTACTCATCCTAACAATTCCAATAACACAACCTCTACTGTGTTGAAGCTTATGATGGATTGCCAAAACAATTTCTTCAAGGTCATCTTTAAATCTATCCTTGAGCACTTTTATCGCCAATTTACTCGCCAAATTTGCCTTTGTTCCATGCCCAATACCATCAAGAACAGCCACAACTGCATAATCTCCATATCTCTTCACAAAATAAGCATCTCCATTACTTTTAAAACCACTCATTGGCCGACTATAAACACTAATCTCTATTGAATTTCTCTTCTTATCCGAAAAAATCTTTCTCCCACTTAAAATAAATTTCCCATTCTCTACTTTAACCTTAACATCATTGAGTAATCTCTTTACGGCTCCTAATCCTATTCCAAGTGTTTTTGCGGTGCTATATCCATCATCAAAAATTTCTTTTGTATCCACAGGGAAATCTACAGGATTCTCAGCTACAATATATACACTCTTTTCATCTCCTCCTTCAAGGAAAATACTCAACTTGCCAGAAGAACTATGCTTTATCATATTTTTCGAAATTTCCTTTATTACAATCTTGAGCTCTTCTATGTCTTTTTCTTTAAGACTAAATCCTTTAACAAATTTTACCGTCTCAGAACCAGCTCTAAGGACATCCTCAGGACACTCTATATTAAATTCTATTGAAGGAAAATTCTTATCTTCTTTCATCTTAATCTTTTATAAGTTATCACTTTTGTTCCTCTTTCATTACTTTCAATTTTAAATTCATCCATAAGATGTTTAGCTCCAATAAGGCCTATCCCCAAAGAATTGGAAGTGCTATAACCTCTTTCCATTGCTTTTTCAATATCCGGAATTCCAGGACCTTCATCTTGAAAGACAATTTCCATTCCCCCTTCATCTTTATAAACAATTACCTCTCCCCTATAAGCGTGTTTTATTATATTCCTTGTAAGTTCAGAAACCGCTGTTGCTATTCTTGTTTGATCAATCCATCTAAAACCTATTTTTTCAGCCTGATTTTTTACCTCACGTCTTGCAATTAAAACATCTATTTCTTTAACTATTGGAATCCTTAAAATCTCCTCTTTCATAATGAATTTTTATCTATCTTTTTTCTCAGTTTTTCAATAGCAGCATCAAGCTCAAAAGCTGTTTCTATTTCCTCAAGATATAAACCAAGTTCTACAAGAGAAATTGCAACAGCCGGCTGAATCCCAACAACTATGACTTCTTTTCCCATAGCATTTAAGCCCGTTGCTATTTTCTGAAGCAATCGTCCAAGAAAGCTATCTACTATATCAAGGGCAGAGATATCTATCGCTACACCTTTAATTTTAGAGTCTTCAGCCTCTCTAATTATCGCCTCTCCGGTTTCCTCTGCAGCTGTATCATGAAGTTCTTCCTGAATTGGAACAACAAGAATATCTCCCAAATGCATCCTTGTCAGTCTTGCCATTCTCCTCCTCTTTTATTCTTTGCTCTTTTTGAAACCACATATTTTAGACCTTCTCTTAATGTAGAAAGAGTTTTAAGACCCGAAAGATCGATTCCAAGATCAGCAATTGTCTGGGCAATCTCTACTCCAATCCCAGTAAGAATAGCTTCCGCTCCAACTAGCTGCACTGCTTTTGCTGTCTTAATTAAATGATCTGCTACTGCACTATCAACAGCTGTAATACCTGAAATATCTATTATAGCTACTTCAACCCTCTTCTCAACAATTTGTGTCAATAAAGCTTCTGAGATTCTTGAAGCTCTTTCACTATCAAGAGAACCCAATATTGGAACAGTTAAAACCCCTTCCCAAACATCAATTACAGGGGTTGAGATTTCTAAAAGTTCTTCCTTCTGAGCTTCAATTTTTTTCTCTTTTTCAAGCTCAAGAAGTTTCAATTTTGTAACGTCTTTTGTAATACCAAGAGTCCCAATTATATTACCTTCGTAATCATAAAATGGTAATTTCGTTACAGAAACCCAAGCATCTTTTCCTCCAGGGAGTGTGATTTTGAAAATTTTATCTATAATAGGTTTTCCACTCCTCATTATCCTTTTTTCTTCCTCAAACATTTCTCTTGCTACATCCTCTGGATAAAAATCAAAATCTGTTTTTCCTACATATTCCTCTCTGGAAAGGCCTGTTCCTTCTGCCTTCGAAGCACTTACAGCCAAAAAACGCCCTTCTTTATCTTTAAAATAAATCCTATCAGGAATATGCTCTAAAAGCGCATCTAACATCATACTCTTTGAAAGAAGTTCCTCTTCTCTCTTTGGTAAATTTTTCTTATTCACTGTGAAACCTCCTTTGCGAAAAAGTTTTATGTTGAAGATTGAAGAAAAATAATATGCTTTTTCAGAATCTTCAAAAAAACTCATCATAAAAAAATTTAAAAAGAAAATTTTTTTTGTCAAGAGAAAATCCTTCTCATTCAATTAAACTAAAATTTCTTACTAAAAATCGGGGAAGGTTCTCACCTCCCCCGATTCAATCTTCAATTTAGAAAGAAATTTTATTTTTATAATCTCTCAGCTATCTTTTTAACCACTTCTGTCCCGACTCTCCTTGAAGACTCTTCAGCTTGTGCTCCAAGATGAGGAGTACAGATAAAATTATCTAATTCCATAAGCTTTAAGTCTTTTGGAGGTTCTTCTTCAAAAACATCAAGAGCTGCTCCTCTTATCTCTCCATTTTTAAGGGCATTATAAAGAGCATCTTCATCCACAATTCCTCCCCGAGCACAATTTACCAGATAAGCAGTTTTCTTCATTTTCTTGAATTCTCTTTCCCCAATTAAATGGTGTGTTTCTTCTGTGTGTGGTAAATGTAAAGAGATGATGTCAGAAGATTCTAAGAGCTCATCAAAACCAACCATCCTAACATTTAATCCTTCTACACTTTTAACATAAGGATCATATCCAAGAACCTTTGCTCCAAATCCAAGAACAAGCTCAGCTGTCCTTCTACCTATTCTTCCTAAACCAATGATACCAACAATGCAGGAACCAAGCTCATTTCCAATAAACTGTTTCTTTGGCCATTCTCCTCTTCTCATACTTGCTGTTGCCTGAGGAATGTGACGTAAAAGAGCAAGCATATGAGCAACAGCTAACTCAGCAACCCCATTTGTAGAAGCCTCTGGAGTATTAATAACTTCTATTCCTTTCTCTCTTGCATATTCGGCATCAATATTGTCAAGACCAACACCTGCTCTTATAATGAATTTTAGCTTTCCCTTTGCTATATCTATCAAATCTTTCCTAATCTTCGTTCTACTTCTTACAATAACTCCATCAAAATCACCTATAATTTTAGCTAATTCTTCTTTTTCAATTGATGTATTCTCAACGACCTCAACATTCAATTTTTTAAGAGCTTCCACAGCTTCTTTCTCTAACTGATCACAAATTAAGACCTTCATCAAAACCCCCTTTCTTTAACTATTTCGGTAAAATATCAATAACAATTCTCCTATTTTTATTTCTTCCTTCTGGAGTTTCATTTGAAGCAATTGGCCTAAATTCTCCATATGCGACAGCTGATAGCCGCCTAGGATCTATCCCTACTTCATCTACCAAAAAAACCACTACATTCACAGCTCTTTTCGCAGAAAGGTCCCAATTAGTTGGATATTTTTCTTTTAAACTACCTGAAATACTCGACCCATCAGTATGACCTTCAATTCTTATCTCTCTATTTCCCATTTCTTTTAAGACATTTGCTATTCTAACCAGAGTCCTTTTTCCTTCTTCACTCAACTCTACAGAACCAGGAGGAAACATTTTTTCACAAGGTAAAGTAATCGATATTTCTTCTTTTTCAAGATCTACTTCTACTCCTTCGACCATATCCTTAATATCTTGAATTAAATAACTTACCTTTCTTTCTTTACTTAACGTATCTACCTTTTGGGCGGTCTTTTTTAATTCATTAACCACAGAAACAAGTATTTTATTTTCTTCCTTGTATTCAATAAGACTCTTACATAAAGGAGTATATTTCCTCTCGTAAAACAAACTAAAAGCCACCAGTAAAGTTAAAATTAAAATAAAATAAAAAACATCCTTTTTCATAAATTCCTCCTAAAAATTAAAATCATCAAGCATTTCAATTGGCTTCTCAGGAGGGACTTTCTCCTTACTATGAAGTCTGCATAAGTTTGTAGGAACCTCCCCTTTTCTAAAAACTTCCTTTTTTACACTAGGACATCTTGAAGTCGCAAGCTCCCCACTCTCAGTGCAAACAAATCTAAATTCAATCTCCTCTGGAATAGGAAATTCATAATTCATAGTAGAATCACAAACATCTTTCATAAATTGAGTCCAAATAGGAAGAGCCACTACTGCGCCGCTTGCTTTATCTCCTATTGGTCTTGGATAATCAAAACCAACCCACACTCCAACACATAGGTTTTTAGTAAATCCTATAAACCAAGCGTTCCTAAAGTCGTTAGTAGTTCCTGTTTTCCCAGCTGCAGGCAATAAAAAACCTTCTTTTCTTGCAGAATAAGCGGTCCCCCCTCCTTCTAAAACACTTTCCATCATATTAATCATTATATATGCAGTGCTTTCAGAAAGAACTCTTTGCTTAACAATTCTATTCTCATACACTGTATTACCATACCTATCAACAACTTTCCGAATAAATATAGGATTAACTTTCTCTCCAAGATTTGCAATTGTTGAAAAAGCCCTCACCATTTCAAGAAGGGAAACACCTGAGGAGCCAAGAGCTATAGAAAGAACAGGCTCAAGAGGACTTTCTATTCCCATTTGATAGGCATATTCCACCACCGAAAAAGGTCCAACTTCTTGAACAAGATTTAAAGAAGCTACATTCCTGGACTTTGCCAAGGCTGTTCTTAAGGAAATTTTCCCCATAAAAGTCTCATCATAATTTTTAGGTGCATAAATTTTCCCTGCTATTTCTTTTATAATTGGGAGATCAAAAACAAAATCAGAAGGCAAAAATCCATTGTCAATTGCTGCTGTAAATAGGAATGGTTTAAAAGCCGAACCCGCCTCTCTTTTAGCCTGAATAGCTCTGTTATAGGAACTGTGTTTAAAATCTCGTCCTCCGCAAAGAGCAAGAACATAACCTGTATTTGGATCCATCGCAACAAGGGCCCCTTGGATGTAAGGAATATTTCCTGGATTAATAAGAGAATCAGGAATAGAATTTTTCTTTGGGGTAATCCGCCAAACTTCTTCAATTTTTTCAAGACCAATTTCTAAAATACTATCAGCAAGCGCCTGCATTTCTTTATTCATAGTAGTATAAACCTTATAACCTCCCCAAGAGATATATGCCTTACCAAAAAGTTCTTCCATTTGTCTTTTTACCTCATTTATGAAATATGGACCTATTGGTTTTTCCCTTGAATGATCCACAACGGAAAGAGATTCTTCTAAAGCTCTCTTATATTGTTCTTCTGTAATGTTTTTTTCTTCAAACATTTCCTTCAACACTAAGTTTCGTCTTTGAATAAAGCGCTCATAGTTATTATAGGGAGAATAATATCCAGGAGAACGAATAAGACCCACAAGAGCTGCAGCTTCAGATATTGAAAGATCCTCAGGGAGTTTTCCAAAATAATAACGGGAAGCAGCTCCTATTCCATAATTTCCATATCCCCAATATATTTCGTTTAGATACATCTCAAGTATCTCTTTTTTTGTATATCTTCTTTCAATCAAAATGGAAAGATAAATTTCCTCTATTTTTCTAAGAAGTGTTTTTCTCAAAGTTAGAAATATATTCCTTGAAAGTTGTTGGGTAATCGTGCTCCCACCTTGCCCCCACTCTTTTCCAACCACTTTTCTCCCTAAATTTACCAATGCAACTTTTAAAAGTCTCCTACAATCTATTCCCCAGTGGCGATAAAATCTTTTATCTTCAAGAGAAACAATCGCTTGGGGAATATACTTTGGAATTGAATCAAGAAATATAGGAATTCTTCTCTCTTCAAAAATTTCCAAGATTAATTTATCATTTATATCATATATTTCTGTAGAAAGTTTTGGCTCATAATTTGCTAAAGACTCTACATTTGGTAAATCGTTAATTATCACAATATTAATTCCAATTATAGCTCCAAATATAAAAAAAATAAGATTTAGAATGAAAAATCTTCGATTTTCTACAAAAATAAATTTAATTATATTAGAAAATTTCTTTTCTTCTTCATGCATTTCTTATTTGCCTATAGAAGAAAACTCGATTCTATCTCCACCTTTTTCTTTAGCAATATAACAAGCATTATCTGCATAACGGACGAGTTCAATAAATGTTTTCCCGTCATAAGGATAGACCCCCACACCAATAGAAACAGTTAATCCTTTAAGAAACTCGTTTTCTCTTACTTTCTCAAGCATTTGATTAGCTATTTTTACAGCCTTATTAATATTCGTTTTTCTTAAAAGAGCAATAAATTCATCACCACCGTATCTTCCAAGTAAATCATTAGAAGATAAACAACTTTTCATAATATTAGAGAAAATTTTTAAACCCTCATCCCCTCTCTGATGACCATACCTATCGTTAAATTCTTTAAAATTATCAAAATCAAGAAACAAAATCGTAAATTCCTCCCCTCTTTTTTCTGCAAGAGCAATCTCTTCCATTATCTTTTCCTCTAAAATCCTTCTGTTAACCGCTCCTGTTAAAGGATCCTCTATGGAAAGTCTCTTTGTTTCTTCAAAAAGCTTAGAGCGCTCTATAGCAATTGCAATTTGAGCTCCAAGAGCTACTAATAAATTTCTTGCTGATTTAGGAAAGGCTTCTCTTTGAAGACTTTCAATATCAAGAACACCTATCACCTTATCTCTAATTTTAAGAGGTATTGAAAATTCAGATCTTTTCTTAAATCCTTTTGGCCCATGTAAAGGAACCATAGAAACATCAGCAGCATAATAAGGTTGACCTGTTTCTATAACCCTTCCAATAATACCTCCTTCATCAATTCTCATTTTTGTCCCTATATGTTCTTTTATAGAATTTACTCCCCACTTAAGTGTAGCATACTTCCCATCCTCTTCCACAAGATAAACCGCTATAATTTCATAACCAAAATGCATTGTTAACTGCTTAATAATTTCTTCGATTAATTGATCAATATCCAAACTAGCATTAATTATGTTACTTAAATCACAAGAAATTCGGAGTTCTCTCATAACCTCGTTAAGTTTTTGGTAAAGTCTGGAATTGGCAAGAGCATAAGCAAGTATAGGAGCAATATTTCTTATTAACTCTTTTATCTCTTCCACTTTATCAGAAACATCTTCAAAATAATACAAATATAAAATACCTTCTACCTCTCCCCTAAGTCCTATAGGAGCAGCTATTAATAGTTTTATCCTATCCATAATTCCACTTTTCCTATTAGAAAATTCATAAGAGTTTCTCGTAACTATAATATTTCTCTTTCTTATCACTTCTCCTTCTATTCCTATAGCTAAATTTGCTGTGCTTCTATGAGTAGAAAATTCTTTCTTCTCAGGATAATAATCATAAGCAATTTTTTCTGGATTTTCTTTAAGGATTAAAAAAGAAGAATAATCAGCCCCTGAAATCTCAGGCACCGACTTTAGGATTTCTCTTATAATCCCTTCTTGCTTAGAGAAAAGGGAAAGATTCCCTAATAAACGGCCTACCCAATTCAAAAACTCTATTTCATTATAAGTTTTCATTTCTTAAAAATATACCCTTTACATAGGATATGTCAAGAGTTTTTCTCTTTTTACTGTTAAATCCAAAGCAGGTGGACACTTTGTGGAGGTTCTGGGGATAAAGAGGGTAGATTTAAATATAAACCTAAAAATTCTTGGTTAGAAGAATTAAGGAGTTGCAATGATTGTTAAAATAAATCTCCTCCTTTTAAAGACAAACAAAAAAGGAGGAAACACGTTCTATTATCAATAGGACGAGGTTATAAAAATATGCAACCCTTTGATAAGGTAAAAATCCGTTTTGAGATGGTAAAAAATGCGAAAGAAGAGTCTATAGAGATGTAGCCCGT encodes:
- a CDS encoding SpoIIE family protein phosphatase, producing the protein MKEDKNFPSIEFNIECPEDVLRAGSETVKFVKGFSLKEKDIEELKIVIKEISKNMIKHSSSGKLSIFLEGGDEKSVYIVAENPVDFPVDTKEIFDDGYSTAKTLGIGLGAVKRLLNDVKVKVENGKFILSGRKIFSDKKRNSIEISVYSRPMSGFKSNGDAYFVKRYGDYAVVAVLDGIGHGTKANLASKLAIKVLKDRFKDDLEEIVLAIHHKLQHSRGCVIGIVRMSKNGDVEFLGIGNIKAQIYTPEMYRRLVSFDGLLGSNMRSFKTEKMKLTTPCLIVLHSDGVSSFNFEDKRVIYRPVMEVAKEAFEKYRKKTDDATLLIAKIP
- a CDS encoding anti-sigma regulatory factor yields the protein MKEEILRIPIVKEIDVLIARREVKNQAEKIGFRWIDQTRIATAVSELTRNIIKHAYRGEVIVYKDEGGMEIVFQDEGPGIPDIEKAMERGYSTSNSLGIGLIGAKHLMDEFKIESNERGTKVITYKRLR
- a CDS encoding STAS domain-containing protein, with amino-acid sequence MARLTRMHLGDILVVPIQEELHDTAAEETGEAIIREAEDSKIKGVAIDISALDIVDSFLGRLLQKIATGLNAMGKEVIVVGIQPAVAISLVELGLYLEEIETAFELDAAIEKLRKKIDKNSL
- a CDS encoding PAS domain-containing protein — protein: MMSFFEDSEKAYYFSSIFNIKLFRKGGFTVNKKNLPKREEELLSKSMMLDALLEHIPDRIYFKDKEGRFLAVSASKAEGTGLSREEYVGKTDFDFYPEDVAREMFEEEKRIMRSGKPIIDKIFKITLPGGKDAWVSVTKLPFYDYEGNIIGTLGITKDVTKLKLLELEKEKKIEAQKEELLEISTPVIDVWEGVLTVPILGSLDSERASRISEALLTQIVEKRVEVAIIDISGITAVDSAVADHLIKTAKAVQLVGAEAILTGIGVEIAQTIADLGIDLSGLKTLSTLREGLKYVVSKRAKNKRGGEWQD
- a CDS encoding hydroxyacid dehydrogenase yields the protein MKVLICDQLEKEAVEALKKLNVEVVENTSIEKEELAKIIGDFDGVIVRSRTKIRKDLIDIAKGKLKFIIRAGVGLDNIDAEYAREKGIEVINTPEASTNGVAELAVAHMLALLRHIPQATASMRRGEWPKKQFIGNELGSCIVGIIGLGRIGRRTAELVLGFGAKVLGYDPYVKSVEGLNVRMVGFDELLESSDIISLHLPHTEETHHLIGEREFKKMKKTAYLVNCARGGIVDEDALYNALKNGEIRGAALDVFEEEPPKDLKLMELDNFICTPHLGAQAEESSRRVGTEVVKKIAERL
- a CDS encoding OmpA family protein, with protein sequence MKKDVFYFILILTLLVAFSLFYERKYTPLCKSLIEYKEENKILVSVVNELKKTAQKVDTLSKERKVSYLIQDIKDMVEGVEVDLEKEEISITLPCEKMFPPGSVELSEEGKRTLVRIANVLKEMGNREIRIEGHTDGSSISGSLKEKYPTNWDLSAKRAVNVVVFLVDEVGIDPRRLSAVAYGEFRPIASNETPEGRNKNRRIVIDILPK
- a CDS encoding PBP1A family penicillin-binding protein, encoding MHEEEKKFSNIIKFIFVENRRFFILNLIFFIFGAIIGINIVIINDLPNVESLANYEPKLSTEIYDINDKLILEIFEERRIPIFLDSIPKYIPQAIVSLEDKRFYRHWGIDCRRLLKVALVNLGRKVVGKEWGQGGSTITQQLSRNIFLTLRKTLLRKIEEIYLSILIERRYTKKEILEMYLNEIYWGYGNYGIGAASRYYFGKLPEDLSISEAAALVGLIRSPGYYSPYNNYERFIQRRNLVLKEMFEEKNITEEQYKRALEESLSVVDHSREKPIGPYFINEVKRQMEELFGKAYISWGGYKVYTTMNKEMQALADSILEIGLEKIEEVWRITPKKNSIPDSLINPGNIPYIQGALVAMDPNTGYVLALCGGRDFKHSSYNRAIQAKREAGSAFKPFLFTAAIDNGFLPSDFVFDLPIIKEIAGKIYAPKNYDETFMGKISLRTALAKSRNVASLNLVQEVGPFSVVEYAYQMGIESPLEPVLSIALGSSGVSLLEMVRAFSTIANLGEKVNPIFIRKVVDRYGNTVYENRIVKQRVLSESTAYIMINMMESVLEGGGTAYSARKEGFLLPAAGKTGTTNDFRNAWFIGFTKNLCVGVWVGFDYPRPIGDKASGAVVALPIWTQFMKDVCDSTMNYEFPIPEEIEFRFVCTESGELATSRCPSVKKEVFRKGEVPTNLCRLHSKEKVPPEKPIEMLDDFNF
- a CDS encoding diguanylate cyclase; this translates as MKTYNEIEFLNWVGRLLGNLSLFSKQEGIIREILKSVPEISGADYSSFLILKENPEKIAYDYYPEKKEFSTHRSTANLAIGIEGEVIRKRNIIVTRNSYEFSNRKSGIMDRIKLLIAAPIGLRGEVEGILYLYYFEDVSDKVEEIKELIRNIAPILAYALANSRLYQKLNEVMRELRISCDLSNIINASLDIDQLIEEIIKQLTMHFGYEIIAVYLVEEDGKYATLKWGVNSIKEHIGTKMRIDEGGIIGRVIETGQPYYAADVSMVPLHGPKGFKKRSEFSIPLKIRDKVIGVLDIESLQREAFPKSARNLLVALGAQIAIAIERSKLFEETKRLSIEDPLTGAVNRRILEEKIMEEIALAEKRGEEFTILFLDFDNFKEFNDRYGHQRGDEGLKIFSNIMKSCLSSNDLLGRYGGDEFIALLRKTNINKAVKIANQMLEKVRENEFLKGLTVSIGVGVYPYDGKTFIELVRYADNACYIAKEKGGDRIEFSSIGK